One segment of Bacteroides caecimuris DNA contains the following:
- a CDS encoding DUF2764 domain-containing protein: MSSKYYYLVAGLPELSLEDSKLSYTVADFKTEIYNGLSASDRKLIDLFYLKFDNANVLKLLKDKEAEIDKRGNYSAEELTEYISVLREGGEISPKEFPVYLSTFITDYLNTPADSTTLHEDHLAALYYEHAMKCGNKFVSAWFEFNLNINNILVAFTSRKFKWDIASNVVGNTEVCEALRTSSARDFGLSGEVDVFESLVKISEITELVEREKKLDALRWNWIEDATFFDYFTIERIFAFLLKLEIIERWISLDKERGNQLFRSIIESLKNEVQIPAEFR, encoded by the coding sequence ATGAGTAGTAAGTACTATTACTTGGTAGCAGGTTTGCCGGAACTTTCGCTGGAAGACAGCAAGCTGAGCTATACAGTAGCCGATTTTAAGACTGAAATCTATAATGGATTGTCTGCTTCAGACCGGAAGTTGATCGACTTGTTTTATCTGAAATTTGATAATGCAAATGTGCTGAAACTTCTCAAAGATAAAGAAGCGGAAATCGACAAACGGGGAAATTACTCTGCTGAAGAACTCACAGAATATATTTCTGTTCTGAGAGAAGGTGGAGAAATTAGTCCTAAAGAATTTCCGGTCTATCTTTCTACTTTTATAACTGATTATTTGAATACTCCGGCTGATAGTACGACTTTGCACGAAGATCATCTGGCTGCTTTGTATTATGAGCATGCTATGAAGTGTGGAAATAAGTTTGTTTCTGCCTGGTTTGAGTTCAATTTGAACATCAATAATATTCTTGTTGCATTTACCAGCCGTAAATTTAAGTGGGATATTGCTTCCAATGTTGTGGGAAATACGGAAGTATGCGAAGCATTGCGTACATCAAGTGCCCGCGATTTCGGACTGTCCGGTGAAGTGGATGTTTTTGAATCGTTAGTGAAAATCAGTGAGATTACAGAATTGGTGGAGCGTGAGAAGAAATTGGATGCCCTACGGTGGAACTGGATAGAGGATGCTACTTTCTTCGATTATTTCACTATTGAGCGTATTTTCGCTTTCCTGCTGAAGTTGGAAATAATTGAAAGGTGGATTTCACTGGATAAGGAAAGAGGTAATCAGTTGTTCAGAAGCATAATTGAGTCGTTGAAGAACGAAGTGCAGATTCCTGCAGAATTCAGATAA
- a CDS encoding glycosyl hydrolase family 28 protein: MNLFKKLQDRKKCLLLTFMAFSIFANAQLVTYPEGLKTGMQHNDDYTVRVRVPGGEWKDLFEYNVSVDMDNVQSASMVQFDMGSPVEVMVKKNNGLIQDVQIRPLENKIRHTVNQNTISFTLEKPRYLSVEFNGDRLHNLHLFANPLETETYSESSAGVMFFGPGIHRPQDVPNNQIRIPSNTTVYLAPGAVVKAKLLVDKAENVRIIGRGILDHPLRGIEVTYSKNVLVDGITIVNPDHYTVFGGEATGLTIKNLKSFSCKGWSDGIDLMCCNEVLIDNIFMRNSDDCIAVYAHRWNYYGGSKNITLQNSILWADIAHPVNIGGHGNPADEVGETVENVTVRNVDILEHDEDDPLYQGCMTIDCGDKNLVRNILFDNIRVESIQEGRLFHVNVRFNPKYDKQPGRGIEDIIFRNITYNGVGENPSLLKGLDENRRIKNVTFDNVIINGVKMKNINGFITNEFVEGIKVK, translated from the coding sequence ATGAATCTATTTAAGAAATTGCAAGATAGAAAAAAGTGCCTATTGCTCACATTTATGGCATTTTCGATATTTGCAAATGCGCAACTGGTGACTTATCCGGAAGGATTAAAAACGGGGATGCAACATAATGACGATTATACCGTCCGGGTACGTGTGCCGGGTGGAGAATGGAAAGACTTGTTTGAATACAATGTCAGTGTGGATATGGATAATGTGCAATCAGCTTCTATGGTACAGTTTGATATGGGCAGTCCCGTTGAGGTGATGGTAAAGAAGAATAACGGACTGATTCAGGATGTGCAAATCCGACCTTTGGAAAATAAAATCCGTCATACAGTAAATCAGAATACTATTTCATTTACTTTGGAGAAACCACGATATCTATCCGTGGAATTTAATGGAGACCGTTTACATAATCTTCATCTGTTTGCTAATCCTTTAGAGACAGAAACCTACTCGGAAAGCAGTGCGGGCGTCATGTTTTTTGGACCGGGAATACATCGTCCCCAGGATGTTCCCAATAATCAAATTAGAATCCCTTCCAATACAACCGTTTATCTGGCACCGGGCGCTGTCGTAAAAGCAAAATTATTGGTGGATAAAGCCGAGAATGTACGTATCATTGGCCGTGGAATTCTCGATCATCCATTGCGCGGCATTGAAGTAACCTATTCTAAAAATGTATTGGTTGATGGAATAACCATTGTAAATCCTGATCATTATACGGTTTTCGGAGGTGAAGCCACCGGCTTGACCATCAAGAACCTGAAATCTTTCAGTTGTAAAGGATGGAGCGACGGCATTGATCTGATGTGTTGCAATGAGGTACTGATTGATAATATTTTCATGCGGAATAGTGATGACTGTATTGCTGTTTATGCACATCGTTGGAATTATTACGGTGGAAGTAAAAATATCACTTTGCAGAATTCTATCCTTTGGGCTGATATTGCACACCCTGTCAATATCGGCGGACATGGTAATCCGGCAGATGAAGTGGGAGAGACAGTAGAAAACGTAACAGTTCGCAATGTCGATATTCTGGAACATGATGAAGATGATCCCCTTTATCAGGGATGCATGACGATAGATTGCGGTGATAAGAACCTGGTACGTAATATCTTGTTCGATAATATAAGAGTAGAAAGTATTCAGGAAGGGCGTTTGTTCCATGTCAATGTCCGCTTCAATCCGAAATATGACAAGCAGCCCGGACGAGGTATTGAGGATATTATTTTCCGTAATATAACCTATAATGGAGTAGGGGAGAATCCCTCTCTATTGAAAGGATTAGATGAGAATCGTAGAATAAAAAATGTGACTTTTGATAATGTGATAATAAATGGGGTGAAGATGAAGAATATCAATGGCTTTATAACGAATGAATTTGTGGAAGGAATTAAGGTAAAATAG
- a CDS encoding heparinase II/III family protein — MRQFLLGLCLLCLLNNASGQENGREIPLPEKMPQEHPRVLTTPDEKQDTWELIKKEKWAKDVFNKLKERTEVYTKLTDAQPAWLLFRLAMYWKSHATEVYVKGENYDHAGGEKAPYPTVRYTGTRGTAATHGRPKLADVVPYDDDENGNVTFCNNALPERPLESVHPSKTGRNIESLNREILGIACDAAFLYWMTDEEKFAKLAAGVFDTYMTGIYYRNVPIDLNHGHQQTLVGLTSFEVIHEDALHIVVPLYDFLYNYLRTNYPEKMDIYAGAFKKWADNIIANGVPHNNWDLLQARYIMNVGLVLEDNKEYADGKGREYYIDYVLNRSSIRQWSLTRLADYGFDSTTGIWAECPGYSSVVINDYANFANQFDNNLKYDLVKAMPVLSKAVAATPQYLFPNRMICGFGDTHPSYLNTNFFIRMIQNAQANGKTEQENYFTALLKCLNPEIDNEKGEKNNVRVSVNSFFEDKPLSLSPKVKAGKIEDYVSPLFYAPNVSWLVQRNGMHPRHSLMISLNASEGNHMHANGISMELYGKGYVLGPDAGIGLTLYSGLDYAEYYSQFPSHNTVCVDGISSYPVMKSNHSFDLLSCFPASAEPGKEFTSVTYSNVYFREPESRADQTRMMSIVTTSPETGYYVDVFRSRKERGGDKMHDYFYHNLGQVMTLTAADGTDLNLQPTEELAFAGAHLYGYSYLYDKKVAATSKDVKATFIIDMKDKGGDDIVMNLWMKGEPDREVFTALSPMTEGLSRTPGMPYNIKEQPTLTFVARQHGEAWTRPFVAVYEPSTKKEPSAIQSVSYFDAEETVLKDFAGICVKSKNRRTDYIFSLSDATQTATYRGMKVKADYAIISNEYAGNRTLFLGNGTQLVAPRVTVHTDQAGNVLLEKKQGKWYILSSVPCTVVINGKKIKSGITSQLTLLPV, encoded by the coding sequence ATGAGACAATTTTTACTGGGACTATGTCTTCTTTGCTTATTGAATAATGCATCCGGACAGGAAAACGGACGGGAAATTCCGTTGCCGGAGAAAATGCCGCAAGAACATCCGAGAGTGTTGACCACACCGGATGAAAAGCAGGATACGTGGGAGTTGATTAAAAAAGAGAAATGGGCGAAAGACGTATTCAATAAATTAAAGGAACGAACCGAAGTATATACCAAACTGACGGATGCTCAACCCGCATGGTTGTTATTCCGTCTGGCAATGTATTGGAAATCTCATGCAACCGAGGTATATGTGAAAGGTGAGAATTACGATCATGCCGGAGGCGAGAAAGCTCCTTATCCGACTGTCCGTTATACAGGGACACGTGGAACGGCTGCTACTCATGGCCGTCCCAAACTGGCAGATGTAGTACCTTATGACGATGATGAAAACGGAAATGTGACTTTTTGCAACAATGCATTGCCGGAACGTCCTTTGGAAAGTGTACATCCGTCAAAAACAGGACGAAATATCGAAAGCCTGAACCGGGAAATTCTAGGAATAGCTTGTGATGCAGCTTTCCTCTATTGGATGACAGATGAGGAAAAATTCGCGAAACTGGCAGCCGGTGTGTTTGATACGTATATGACCGGAATTTATTACAGAAATGTTCCCATTGATCTGAATCATGGCCATCAACAGACATTGGTAGGATTGACTTCTTTTGAAGTAATTCACGAAGACGCCCTGCATATCGTCGTTCCCTTGTATGATTTTCTTTATAATTACCTGAGGACCAACTATCCGGAAAAGATGGACATCTATGCCGGTGCATTTAAGAAATGGGCGGATAACATCATAGCGAATGGAGTCCCTCATAATAACTGGGATTTATTGCAGGCACGATATATCATGAATGTGGGATTGGTGCTTGAAGATAATAAAGAGTATGCAGATGGAAAAGGACGTGAATATTATATTGATTATGTGTTGAACCGTTCCAGTATCCGCCAATGGAGTCTGACTCGTCTTGCTGATTATGGCTTTGATTCAACAACTGGTATCTGGGCAGAGTGTCCAGGATATAGTAGTGTAGTAATCAACGATTATGCTAATTTTGCCAACCAGTTTGATAACAACTTGAAATATGATTTGGTAAAGGCTATGCCTGTGCTGTCGAAAGCAGTGGCAGCCACTCCGCAATATCTTTTTCCCAACCGGATGATTTGTGGTTTCGGAGATACGCATCCAAGCTATTTGAATACGAACTTCTTTATCCGCATGATACAGAATGCGCAGGCAAACGGTAAGACGGAACAAGAGAACTACTTCACCGCTTTGCTGAAATGCTTGAATCCCGAAATTGATAATGAAAAAGGAGAGAAGAATAACGTGCGTGTATCTGTCAATTCTTTCTTTGAAGATAAACCGTTAAGTCTGAGTCCGAAAGTGAAAGCAGGGAAGATAGAGGATTATGTTTCTCCTTTGTTCTATGCTCCCAATGTGTCGTGGTTGGTGCAGCGGAACGGAATGCATCCGCGTCATAGCCTGATGATTTCTCTGAATGCCAGTGAAGGAAACCACATGCACGCTAACGGTATTTCCATGGAACTTTATGGAAAAGGATATGTGCTTGGACCAGATGCAGGAATCGGTTTGACTTTGTATAGCGGTCTGGATTATGCCGAATATTACTCTCAATTTCCAAGTCACAATACAGTATGCGTAGATGGAATATCAAGCTATCCGGTAATGAAAAGTAATCATTCTTTTGATTTGCTTTCCTGTTTTCCTGCTTCGGCAGAACCGGGAAAGGAGTTTACTTCTGTTACTTACAGTAATGTCTATTTTCGTGAACCGGAAAGCAGGGCGGATCAGACCCGGATGATGAGTATTGTTACCACCAGCCCCGAGACAGGATATTATGTAGATGTATTCCGAAGCCGGAAAGAGCGGGGAGGGGATAAGATGCATGATTATTTCTATCATAATCTCGGACAGGTCATGACATTGACAGCAGCTGATGGTACAGACCTGAATCTTCAACCGACAGAAGAACTAGCTTTTGCTGGAGCGCATCTGTATGGTTATTCTTATTTATATGACAAGAAAGTTGCAGCTACCAGTAAAGATGTAAAAGCGACCTTTATCATCGACATGAAAGATAAAGGCGGGGATGATATAGTAATGAACCTCTGGATGAAAGGGGAACCGGATCGTGAAGTTTTCACAGCCTTGTCACCGATGACCGAAGGTTTAAGTCGTACACCTGGTATGCCATATAATATAAAAGAACAACCGACATTGACTTTCGTGGCCCGTCAGCATGGAGAAGCATGGACTCGTCCTTTTGTCGCAGTCTATGAACCGAGTACGAAGAAAGAACCATCTGCCATTCAGTCTGTATCCTATTTTGATGCAGAAGAAACTGTTTTGAAAGACTTTGCCGGTATTTGTGTGAAAAGCAAAAATAGGCGTACAGATTATATTTTCTCCTTGTCTGATGCTACGCAGACCGCCACTTATCGAGGAATGAAAGTAAAAGCAGACTATGCGATTATCAGCAATGAATATGCAGGAAACCGAACTTTATTCTTGGGAAACGGAACACAACTTGTTGCACCCAGAGTGACGGTCCATACGGATCAGGCAGGTAATGTGCTACTCGAAAAGAAACAGGGGAAATGGTATATCCTTTCTTCTGTTCCTTGTACAGTGGTTATTAATGGCAAAAAGATAAAATCAGGAATAACATCGCAACTCACGTTATTGCCTGTCTGA
- a CDS encoding TetR/AcrR family transcriptional regulator: MIITNREEVIDKAFGVFVRMNYEKASIITLAKACGVTKTGIVYYFPHKLDLFMAVADKYVLKMHEPGNKFATPADTLAEFIGQYVAGVAASMKRIVELIGDNGDPHDCSPNFYYFHFLSQVRMYYPGIRQKIERMFSHDHDLWAKVVQKAKDSGEIRSDTDVKKTATMFRQMFLGLSYEQAFLNGLNVDELAENFRYIYSLLKA, encoded by the coding sequence ATGATAATAACTAACCGTGAAGAAGTAATAGATAAAGCGTTCGGCGTATTTGTCAGGATGAACTACGAGAAAGCAAGTATCATCACGCTTGCCAAAGCCTGCGGGGTGACAAAAACGGGTATCGTTTATTATTTTCCGCACAAGCTGGATTTGTTCATGGCTGTGGCGGACAAATACGTGTTAAAAATGCACGAACCGGGAAACAAGTTTGCCACTCCTGCCGATACGTTGGCAGAGTTCATCGGTCAATACGTGGCGGGGGTAGCCGCTTCCATGAAAAGGATTGTTGAACTGATTGGCGACAATGGCGACCCGCATGATTGTAGCCCCAACTTCTACTACTTTCATTTCCTGTCACAAGTGCGTATGTACTATCCGGGCATCAGGCAGAAAATCGAAAGGATGTTCAGCCACGACCATGACCTGTGGGCGAAAGTCGTGCAGAAAGCAAAAGACAGCGGGGAAATCAGGAGCGACACGGACGTGAAGAAAACGGCTACCATGTTCCGGCAAATGTTTTTAGGACTGTCATACGAACAAGCATTTCTGAACGGTTTGAACGTGGACGAACTGGCAGAAAACTTTCGCTATATCTATTCGCTGCTTAAAGCCTGA
- a CDS encoding tyrosine-type recombinase/integrase, whose amino-acid sequence MDKVQKQRGSIVLHKETRDGADYIRVEYANSQAVARLLAQDTGMKMAGNGSAYIASAAFSLPDFYDRYSPHAYIDYSRVYVRHPKPKREYTLPKGYLELLEQKRYSPSTVKTYRAYFSDFMEYHKGRNIDRLKVPDINKYILYLVNEKKISVSQQNMRINAIKFYYEQVKGGKRQYYGGITRAKEYKSLPEVLSKNEIKRILAQISNIKHHCMISLVYSAGLRRSELLNLTPQDINSETMSVRIMGKGKKCRYSLLSPKLLEELRHYFREYRPQKWLFEGETPGEQYSASALVKVLKEAAHRAGIKHRVHVHMLRHSFATHLLEQGTDLHTIQELLGHNDIKTTTIYLHVSSAHKAKIPNPLDTLDNS is encoded by the coding sequence ATGGATAAGGTTCAGAAACAAAGAGGAAGCATCGTGCTACACAAAGAAACAAGGGACGGTGCAGACTACATACGGGTAGAATATGCGAACAGTCAGGCTGTCGCCCGACTGCTCGCCCAAGACACGGGCATGAAAATGGCTGGCAACGGTTCTGCATACATAGCGTCAGCCGCTTTCAGCCTGCCGGATTTCTACGACCGCTATTCACCCCACGCCTATATTGATTACAGCCGGGTTTACGTGCGGCATCCCAAACCCAAAAGGGAATACACACTGCCAAAAGGCTATCTCGAACTGCTGGAACAAAAGCGTTACAGCCCTTCGACCGTCAAAACATACCGTGCCTATTTCAGCGATTTCATGGAATATCACAAGGGACGGAACATCGACCGCCTGAAAGTGCCGGACATCAACAAGTACATACTCTATCTTGTGAACGAGAAGAAAATCTCGGTGTCGCAACAGAATATGCGCATCAATGCTATCAAGTTCTATTACGAGCAGGTGAAAGGCGGCAAACGGCAATACTACGGCGGTATCACCCGTGCCAAAGAGTACAAGAGCCTGCCCGAAGTGTTGAGCAAGAATGAAATTAAGCGCATCCTTGCACAAATTTCCAACATCAAGCATCACTGCATGATTTCATTGGTTTACTCTGCCGGACTTAGAAGAAGCGAATTGCTTAACCTGACCCCGCAGGACATCAACAGCGAAACAATGTCGGTTCGCATCATGGGCAAGGGGAAGAAATGCCGTTATTCGCTCCTTTCGCCCAAGTTGCTGGAAGAACTACGGCACTACTTCCGGGAATATCGTCCACAAAAATGGTTGTTTGAAGGCGAAACACCCGGAGAGCAATATTCGGCAAGTGCATTGGTGAAAGTGCTGAAAGAAGCCGCACATCGTGCAGGCATCAAACACCGGGTACACGTACACATGCTGCGTCACTCCTTTGCCACACACTTGTTGGAACAGGGAACAGACCTGCACACGATACAGGAATTGCTGGGACATAACGACATCAAGACCACAACCATTTATCTTCATGTGTCAAGTGCCCATAAAGCAAAAATCCCTAATCCTCTTGATACACTGGATAATTCGTGA